The sequence ATTTTATGTTCTCTATCATATATCCCCATTTGCCCAGGAGTATGCCCACTTAAATCAACAACTTCAAAATGATAATCTCCAAAATCTATTTTATCTCCATCTTTAACTATTGTAGTTTCAAGTTTCCCTTTTACACAGTAGACAAGTCCAGGGTGAGTTTCAAAAAATTTAAAATCTGGATCTATTCCCATAACTTTTAATGTAGGCACAAATCTATCAGCATATAGTTCATGTTTCATTTGATTTATATAATCGGTATCTATTTGGCTACAATAGACTTTCCCTTGATATTTATTTTTGAATTTTAAAGCTAGCCCTGAATGGTCAGCATGTAGATGAGTTAAAAACATATCTGTTTTTCCTACTTTTGCTCCTAGTTCTTCAAGTGCTTCAAAAAATGCTTTTTCACTTTCTTCATGGTCAAATCCACTGTCTACAACTAAAATATTTTCACCATTTTTAATAAAATAACAATTTAATGCTCTCAATGGATTTTTAGGTAGAGGAACTTCTACCAAATATATATTTTTTGCAATTTCATTTAACATTATAACACTCCTTAAGTTTTAATAATTTAGTTACATTATAACACTAATTATCCAATATAAGAAATATTATATTTTTTATAAGCTTTGATACTCTCTATCTCAAACTATTTTTCTATACTTTTCTCACCTTCATAATTAATCTTTGCTTACTTTTTTATTTTATATTATAATATATATATAAATTAATATAAAAACAAACTTTAAAAAATAGGGGTGATTTTATGTTAAAAGGTTTTAATTCGGGAGATATTTCTTATGAAATATTAGAAAAAAAGAAAGAAAATATTGAGCAACAAGCACTAGAAAGATTTTTAGAAGAAAAATCTGAAAAAGAAAATAAACATATTCCAAAAGAAGATATGTTATTTAATTCTAAAGATTCTATTGCTATGGAGAGAATAGTTGGAAAAAATGACTTATTTCCAATCTCTTATCTCCAAATAGGTTTAAACATTAGTAAGTCTGTTTGTCGTATCTCTATAAGAGATAGCAGAGGAGTTGTTGTCGGATATGGAACTGGATTTTTAGTTGCTCCTAACATCATCCTTACAAATAATCATGTTATTAATTCTTATGAAGTTGCTTCTAATTCAATAGCTGAGTTCAACTATCAAGATGATGAGAATTTTATGCCTTGTCCAACATACAATTTTAGACTCAACCCTCAAACTTTTTTTATAACTAATGTAAAATTAGATTTTACATTAGTTGCTCTAAATGAAAATGTAACAAATCAAAAGCATTTAGAAGATTTTGGCTATTTAAAAATGACTCAAAAAGAAGGAACTATATTACCTGAAGAATATGTTTCTATCATTCAACATCCAAAAGGAGGTCCTAAATCTGTTACTTTACGTGAAAATAAAGTTAGTGGACTTAAAGAAAACTTCATTCACTATTTAACAGATACAGAACCTGGTTCTTCTGGTTCACCTGTTTTTAATGATCAGTGGACTTTGGTTGCTCTTCACCATTCTGGTGTACCTAATCCAGAAATAAAAGATGAATGGATAGCTAATGAAGGAATTTTAATTTCTGCAATAGTCAACTACCTTGCTAAAAAATATTCTTCTTTAAAAGAAAATGAACAAGCTATTATTAAAGAAATAGTGCCAGATATTGAATTACCTAAAGAAAATAATATTACTTCTAGTGTAGATGATGAACCATTAGGATATAATCCTCTATTTTTAGGAAAAGATTATGAAATTCCTTTACCTAAATTATCAAAAGAAATGGAAAAAGACACTGCTAAAACAGAAGATGGAAATTATGTGCTTGACTATATACACTTTTCTATTGTTATGAAAAAATCAAGAGGTCTTGCATATTTCACAGCTGTAAACATCGATGGTACTGATGCAGTAAAAATAAGAAGAACTGCTGATAACTGGAAATTTGATCCAAGAATTAGTCAAAATTATCAATATGGAGATGAAGTTTATGTAAATAATGATCTTGACAGAGGTCACCTTGTTAGAAGAACAGACCCAAATTGGGGTAAAAATGCATTAAAAGCTAATGAGGATACTTTCTACTTCACTAATAGTACTCCTCAACATAAAAATTTAAATCAAAAGACTTGGGTTGAATTGGAAGACTATATTTTTAGAAATGCTGTTTTAAATCAATTTAAAGTTTCTGTTTTTACTGGTCCTGTTTTTCGTGAAGATGATATGATATATAGGCAAAAATATCAAATCCCTGCAGAATTTTGGAAAGTTGTTGTTATGCTAAAAGAAGATGGAAATATTTCAGCTACTGCCTATTTACAAACACAAAAAAATATGATAGAAAATCTTGAATTTGCTTATGGAGAATATAAAACTTATCAAGTGCCAGTTAGAAATATAGAAAAATTAACTGGATTAGATTTTGGAAATCTTTCTAAATTTGATCCTATGGCAAATATAGAAGCTACTGGAATAGTTATCACAGGTCCAGAAAGCATCAAATTTTAAAGTTATAGGAGGAAAAGAATGTTAACTATGTATCAAGCTTACACTAAAAGAAGATTTTCAAAAGGTGAAAAAGAAGGAAAAATTATTGAAACTGGTTGGTTACCTCCTTTACCAGATATGAGAGATTATGGAAGTGATCACCCTAAAATTCTTAAATTGGCTGAAAAATTAGGAATTGAAACTGATAAAAAGGAAGAAAAACTTCCTAAATCTGTTGATTTAAGGGAATGGTGTTCTCCTGTTGAAGATCAATTAACTCTTGGGTCTTGTACAGCAAATGCAGCTGTTGGAATTGTAGAATATTTTCAAAGAAGAGCTCATGGAATTCATATTGAAGGCTCTAGACTTTTTATTTATAAAGCAACAAGAAAACTAATGATGACAAAAGGTGACTCAGGAGCTTGGTTACGTTCTACTATGGGGGCTTTAGTTTTATTTGGTGTTCCTGATGAAAAATATTTCCCCTACACTCTTGATGGTATCCACATTAATCCCAGTTGGGATGAAGAACCAGATAGCTTTTTATACTCTATGGCAAAAAATTATGCTACTCTTCAATATTTTTGTCATGACCCTCATGGAAAGAAACAAACTAAAAATGAAATTTTAAATTCAGTTAAAAAATATCTTGCTGCTGGTATTCCAGCTATGTTTGGTTTTTATGGCTTTTCATCTTTTGAAGCCTCTAATTCCTTAGGTTGTATTCCTTATCCAGGAAATGATGAACAAGCCAATTGGGGACATTCAGTTGTAGCAATTGGTTATGATGATAAGAAAAAAATAAAAAATACTCGCTATGGTATAGAAACAACTGGAGCTCTTTTAATAAGAAATTCTTGGGGAAAATCATGGGGTGAAGAAGGTTATGGGTGGTTACCTTATGATTATATTTTAAATGGTTTAGCAGAAGATTTTTGGTCAATTATTTCTATGGACTGGGTTGACACTAATCAATTTGGATTAAATAAAAATTCTCATTAAACAAAAAAGCAACTCCATTTTAGAGTTGCTTTTTAAATTAAAATTTTATAATTCTATTAAACTAATTCAATTATAGCCATTTCTGCTGAGTCACCTTTTCTAACAGATGTCTTAATTATTCTAGTGTATCCACCATTTCTTTCAGCATATTTTGGTGCTATTTCATTAAATATTTTAGCTACTACTTCTTCATCTCTTAAAAACGCAAAAGCATTTCTTCTTGATGCTAAAGTATTTTTCTTACCAAAAGTTATCATTCTTTCAGCAAATTTTCTTAATTCTTTAGCTCTTGTAACTGTTGTTTCTATTCTTTCAGCTTTTATAAGAGATATAGTCATATTCTTTAGCATAGCCTTTCTATGATCAGCTCTTCTTCCTAATTTTCTATATGATTTATTGTGATTCATTAGTAGAATTTCCTCCTCTTTTCAAAATTATTCAGGAGATCCATTTTTTTCAAGATCATATCCTAAATCTTTCATCTTTTCTAAAATCTCATCTAAAGATTTTTTTCCCAAGTTTTTAATTTTTAATAATTCATTTAAAGATAAGCTTGCTAATTGAGATACTTCCTCTATCCCAGCCTTTTTTAAGCAATTAAAAGATCTTACTGTTAAATCTAATTCTTCTATTTTCATATCATGAGATTTATCATCAATAACTTGAATATCCATTGGCTCTTCAATCATTTCTTCTATATCATCTCTTAAATTTTCCATTTTATTTCCTATTTCTAAGAATGGATCTAAATGTAATTTTAAAAGTTCAACAGCATATGATAGAGCATCTCTTATTTCTATACTTCCATCAGTTTCAACATTTAGAGTCAATTTATCAAAGTCAGTCATTCTACCAAACATTGTATCTTGAATTTCATAAGAAACTTTTCTGATTGGTGTATAAATAGCATCAACCGCTATGTAGTCTACTGGCCAATCTTTTTTATCAATTTCTTCTGATACAACAAATCCTTCTCCTGTATCTACTATAAATTCTATATCTAATGTTCTATCTGTAGTTACAGTACAAATAACTTGTTCAGGATTTACTATTTCAAGTCCAATATCTGCGACAATATCTGCTGCTTTTACTACCTTAGGACCTTTTATAGAGAGTGACATTCTTCTTTCTCCAGAACTTTCTGCTTTTACAACTATTTCTTTAACATTTAAGATAATTTCTGTAACAGCTTCTTTAACACCATCCATAACAGTGAATTCACTTAGAACACCTTCAATTCTCATACCTTTTATTGCTGCTCCAGGTATAGATGAAAGTAAAACTCTTCTAAGTGCATTTCCTAAAGTATTCCCATAGCCTCTATATAAAGGTTCTACTATAAATTGCCCTTTGTAATTACTTTCTTTAACTTCTGTTATCTTTATTGCTTTAGCCTGCTTTTCTATTTTTAACATTCTATCAACTCCTATCAAAAGGATTACATTATCTTGAATAAAATTCAACTATTAAAGATTCATTTAAATCAAAATCCAAATCATCTTTAGTTGGGTTTTGTAGAACCTTTCCTGAGAATGCAGCTCTATCTAATTCCAACCAAGCTGGTGGAGTTGCATCTTCTACTGCTAATTTAATTAATTCTACATTTTTTGAGTTTTCTATTACAGAAACTATGTCTCCTACTTTTACTCTGAAAGAAGCTATATTTACTCTTCTTCCATTTACAGCAATATGTCCATGAGATACTATTTGTCTAGCTTGTCTTCTAGTTTTTGCAAATCCTAGTCTGTATACTACATTTTCTAGTCTTCTTTCTAAGTATTCAATTAAAGTTAAACCTGTTACTCCAAGTTTTCTTGCTGCTTCTTCATATATCTTTCTGAATTGTTTTTCCATTACATTATATATAAATTTTGCTTTTTGTTTTTCTCTTAACTGAGTTGCATATTCAGTTGGTTTTTTATTTGCATTAGGTCTTATTTGTCTATTAGAAGATTTTTTAACCCCTAGGATAACTGGATCTATTCCTAAAGCTCTACA is a genomic window of Fusobacterium nucleatum containing:
- a CDS encoding MBL fold metallo-hydrolase, with translation MLNEIAKNIYLVEVPLPKNPLRALNCYFIKNGENILVVDSGFDHEESEKAFFEALEELGAKVGKTDMFLTHLHADHSGLALKFKNKYQGKVYCSQIDTDYINQMKHELYADRFVPTLKVMGIDPDFKFFETHPGLVYCVKGKLETTIVKDGDKIDFGDYHFEVVDLSGHTPGQMGIYDREHKILFSGDHILNKITPNISFWEFKYEDILGIYLKNLDKVYNMEVDIIYAAHRGVIKNPKLRIEELQKHYADRNAEVYSLLKEGEKFSAAQIAAKMHWDYRAKNFEEFPNNQKWFATGEALANLEHLRAIGKANYEFIDGIAYYRAI
- a CDS encoding DNA/RNA non-specific endonuclease — translated: MLKGFNSGDISYEILEKKKENIEQQALERFLEEKSEKENKHIPKEDMLFNSKDSIAMERIVGKNDLFPISYLQIGLNISKSVCRISIRDSRGVVVGYGTGFLVAPNIILTNNHVINSYEVASNSIAEFNYQDDENFMPCPTYNFRLNPQTFFITNVKLDFTLVALNENVTNQKHLEDFGYLKMTQKEGTILPEEYVSIIQHPKGGPKSVTLRENKVSGLKENFIHYLTDTEPGSSGSPVFNDQWTLVALHHSGVPNPEIKDEWIANEGILISAIVNYLAKKYSSLKENEQAIIKEIVPDIELPKENNITSSVDDEPLGYNPLFLGKDYEIPLPKLSKEMEKDTAKTEDGNYVLDYIHFSIVMKKSRGLAYFTAVNIDGTDAVKIRRTADNWKFDPRISQNYQYGDEVYVNNDLDRGHLVRRTDPNWGKNALKANEDTFYFTNSTPQHKNLNQKTWVELEDYIFRNAVLNQFKVSVFTGPVFREDDMIYRQKYQIPAEFWKVVVMLKEDGNISATAYLQTQKNMIENLEFAYGEYKTYQVPVRNIEKLTGLDFGNLSKFDPMANIEATGIVITGPESIKF
- a CDS encoding C1 family peptidase, producing the protein MLTMYQAYTKRRFSKGEKEGKIIETGWLPPLPDMRDYGSDHPKILKLAEKLGIETDKKEEKLPKSVDLREWCSPVEDQLTLGSCTANAAVGIVEYFQRRAHGIHIEGSRLFIYKATRKLMMTKGDSGAWLRSTMGALVLFGVPDEKYFPYTLDGIHINPSWDEEPDSFLYSMAKNYATLQYFCHDPHGKKQTKNEILNSVKKYLAAGIPAMFGFYGFSSFEASNSLGCIPYPGNDEQANWGHSVVAIGYDDKKKIKNTRYGIETTGALLIRNSWGKSWGEEGYGWLPYDYILNGLAEDFWSIISMDWVDTNQFGLNKNSH
- the rplQ gene encoding 50S ribosomal protein L17, translating into MNHNKSYRKLGRRADHRKAMLKNMTISLIKAERIETTVTRAKELRKFAERMITFGKKNTLASRRNAFAFLRDEEVVAKIFNEIAPKYAERNGGYTRIIKTSVRKGDSAEMAIIELV
- a CDS encoding DNA-directed RNA polymerase subunit alpha; its protein translation is MLKIEKQAKAIKITEVKESNYKGQFIVEPLYRGYGNTLGNALRRVLLSSIPGAAIKGMRIEGVLSEFTVMDGVKEAVTEIILNVKEIVVKAESSGERRMSLSIKGPKVVKAADIVADIGLEIVNPEQVICTVTTDRTLDIEFIVDTGEGFVVSEEIDKKDWPVDYIAVDAIYTPIRKVSYEIQDTMFGRMTDFDKLTLNVETDGSIEIRDALSYAVELLKLHLDPFLEIGNKMENLRDDIEEMIEEPMDIQVIDDKSHDMKIEELDLTVRSFNCLKKAGIEEVSQLASLSLNELLKIKNLGKKSLDEILEKMKDLGYDLEKNGSPE
- the rpsD gene encoding 30S ribosomal protein S4, yielding MARNRQPVLKKCRALGIDPVILGVKKSSNRQIRPNANKKPTEYATQLREKQKAKFIYNVMEKQFRKIYEEAARKLGVTGLTLIEYLERRLENVVYRLGFAKTRRQARQIVSHGHIAVNGRRVNIASFRVKVGDIVSVIENSKNVELIKLAVEDATPPAWLELDRAAFSGKVLQNPTKDDLDFDLNESLIVEFYSR